One Williamwhitmania sp. genomic window, CACTGGAACCGCGATAAACATTAATTATCTACCAAACTGTCGTCCCTCGCGGGACTAGCCTTTGCATTTTCATTGGCAAATTGTCTCATTGCTCCACTGCCAGTTTTGATTTGTTCTAAATTCTCAACTTTGCCTTAGAGTTATGAGCTTATTTGTGCAAATAGGTAACATATTTGACCATCTATTGACGAATTGCAGATATTCTATAACATAAAGCGCTTGTCCAACCGTGGTAATCACCTATATTTGCAGCACATCTCTCAAATAAAACACGGGTAAATAGCTATGGTAAATCAACAGTTGCTCAACCCCAGAAGCATTGTGGTTGTTGGCGGTTCGGACGATATTCAGAAGCCTGGTGGAAAGGTTCTCAAAAACCTTATCGATAATGGCTTCAAAGGCAAGCTCTACGTGGTAAATCCTAAGCTGGATGAAGTTCAAGGTGTAAAAACTTTTAGGGATGTTGCCGATCTACCGGAGGTTGACCTTGCCATAATGGCCATTGCAGCCAAGTTTTGCCCTGGCACAGTGGAGGTTCTAACCAAGCAGAAGAGCACAAAGGCTTTCATTATACTTTCGGCCGGATTCCACGAGGAGAGCGAGGAGGGAGCGAAGCTGGAGCAGCAAATTGTTGATAGCATTAATGCCGTAAATGGTTGTTTAATTGGCCCCAACTGTATTGGGGTGATGAACTCCAACTATGCCGGTGTATTTACCTCACCCATTCCTCGATTTGATACGCACGGTATCGATTTTATTAGCGGTTCAGGGGCTACGGCCGTATTTATTATGGAGGCTGGAATTCCTAAAGGGCTAACCTTTTCCAGCGTATATTCGGTGGGCAACAGCGCTCAAATGGGGGTAGAGGAGATGCTGAAATACCTCGACGAAAGCTTCGATGCCAAGAGCAGTTCCCGCGTAAAGCTGCTTTACGTAGAGAGCATCAATAAGCCGGAGATGCTGCTGAAGCATGCCGCTTCGCTAATTAGAAAAGGGTGCAAAATTGCTGCAATTAAATCGGGTAGCTCCGCCGCCGGAAGCCGTGCGGCATCGTCGCATACCGGCGCCATGGCCAGCCCCGATGTGGCTGTGGAGGCGCTATTTCGCAAGGCGGGAATTGTGCGCTGTGGTGGCAGGGAGGAGTTGGCAACGGTGGCCGCAATTTTTATGCACCCAGGGCTACAGGGAAAGAATATTGCCATTATTACCCATGCTGGTGGGCCAGCAGTAATGCTCACCGATTCGCTATCGAACAATGGCCTTGACGTTCCCCACATTGAAGGCAAAAAGGCCGATGAGCTGCTTGGTAAGTTGTTCGCAGGATCGTCGGTGGCAAACCCCATCGACTTTTTGGCAACGGGAACGGCGGAGCAGCTCGGAAATATTATTGATGCCTGCGAGCACGACTTCGATAACGTGGATGCCATGGCTGTCATATTTGGTAGTCCAGGCCTATTCCCTGTATACGACGTTTACGACCTTTTGCACGAGAAGATGAAGGAGTGCAAAAAACCAATATATCCCATTCTTCCTTCAGTTATAAATGTTAAGGATGAAATAGCTCACTTCCTTGCTAAGGGGCGTATCAACTTCCCCGACGAGGTGCTATTTGGCAATGCTTTGGCCAAGGTTTACAATACCCCAAAACCACAACCGGAAGCGCCTGCTATGCCAAAGGTTGATGAGAAGGCAATTCGATCTATTGTTGATAGTTCGGTAAGTGGATACTTTGCCCCTGAAAAGGTGCAGGAGCTGCTCGATGCGGCTGGAATTACCCGTGCGGGCGAAGCGGTGGTAACAACCAGTGAGGCTGCAGTGGCCGATGCCAATCGGCTTGGCTTTCCAATTGTAATGAAGGTGGTTGGACCAGTTCACAAGAGCGATGTTGGAGGAG contains:
- a CDS encoding acetate--CoA ligase family protein — encoded protein: MVNQQLLNPRSIVVVGGSDDIQKPGGKVLKNLIDNGFKGKLYVVNPKLDEVQGVKTFRDVADLPEVDLAIMAIAAKFCPGTVEVLTKQKSTKAFIILSAGFHEESEEGAKLEQQIVDSINAVNGCLIGPNCIGVMNSNYAGVFTSPIPRFDTHGIDFISGSGATAVFIMEAGIPKGLTFSSVYSVGNSAQMGVEEMLKYLDESFDAKSSSRVKLLYVESINKPEMLLKHAASLIRKGCKIAAIKSGSSAAGSRAASSHTGAMASPDVAVEALFRKAGIVRCGGREELATVAAIFMHPGLQGKNIAIITHAGGPAVMLTDSLSNNGLDVPHIEGKKADELLGKLFAGSSVANPIDFLATGTAEQLGNIIDACEHDFDNVDAMAVIFGSPGLFPVYDVYDLLHEKMKECKKPIYPILPSVINVKDEIAHFLAKGRINFPDEVLFGNALAKVYNTPKPQPEAPAMPKVDEKAIRSIVDSSVSGYFAPEKVQELLDAAGITRAGEAVVTTSEAAVADANRLGFPIVMKVVGPVHKSDVGGVVLNVKDAETVVREFNRMITIKDTKAILLQPMLSGVELFVGAKREDKFGHLVLCGLGGIFIEVLKDVSAGLAPIAVDEASSMIKSLRGYKILKGVRGQEPVNEQHFAEIISRVSALVRVAPEIFEMDLNPLLGRKSGVVAVDARIRIEK